TCCCCAGCGGCATCTCTTCGATGAAAGACACGTCGAGCTGACGATCAATCGCAAACTGCACCAGATCGTTGATCTCATCATCGTTGCGCCCCTGCATCACCACGACATTGAGTTTGGTGCGGGTAAAACCGGCCTTGCGCGCTGCGTCGATGCCGGCGATCACCTGCGCCAGGTCGCCGGTGCGGGTCATCTCCTTGAAGCGTTGCGGATCAAGACTGTCGAGGCTGATGTTGAGGCGCTTGACCCCGGCATCGAACAGCGGCGCAGCGAGTTTGCCGAGCTGCGAGCCATTGGTGGTCAAACACAGTTCACGAAGGCCGGGCAGGGCGGCGATCTGTTCGCACAACTTGACCACGCCCGGGCGGATCAACGGCTCGCCCCCGGTGAGACGGATCTTGCGCGTGCCCAAGGCGACAAAGCTCTGCGCTAACTGGTAGATCTCCTCCAGCGTCAGCACTTGCTGGCGTGGCAAGAACTGCATGTCTTCCGCCATGCAATAGACACAACGGAAATCGCAGCGGTCGGTGACTGACATGCGCAGATAGTCGACGCGGCGGTTGTAACCATCGATCAAGACACGCTCTGACATGACAGCCTCGCAGCAGTGAACCCCTGTTGAAGGAATTCGGCAGGGCAGGTTATGGGCAACGTTCAGCGTAGTCCAATCACTCTTTGTGAACGGCTGATTGATGCCGTCGATGACCAACTCTGCGCAGCACAACGGCGAACCTTGTGGGAGCGGACGCCATCGCTGTTGAAATTCAAACACCACTCGGCCACTGTAGGAGCTGTCGAGTGAAGCGAGGCTGCGATCTTTTGATCTCCAGACCCAAAATCAAAAGATCGCAGCGTGCCGCAGCTCCTACAGATGGATTTTGCCAAAGGAATTCAAACACGATTCGGACACTGTAGGAGCTGTCGAGTGAAACGAGGCTGCGATCTTTTGATTTCCAGACCCAAAATCAAAAGATCGCAGCGTGCCGCAGCTCCTACAGCTGGGGTTCTGCGTATGGAACTCGAACATCACTCGGACACTGTAGGAGCTGTCGAGTGAAACGAGGCTGCGATCTTTTGATCTCCAGACCCAAGATCAAAAGATCGCAGCGTGCCGCAGCTCCTACAGATGGATTTTGCCAAAGGAATTCAAACACCACTCGGCCACTGTAGGAGATGTCGAGTGAAACGAGGCTGCGATCTTTTGATCTCCAGACCCAAGATCAAAAGATCGCAGCGTGCCGCAGCTCCTACAGATGGATTTTGCCAAAGGAATTCAAACACCACTCGGCCACTGTAGGAGCTGTCGAGTGAAACGAGGCTGCGATCTTTTGACCTCCAGACCCAAGATCAAAAGATCGCAGCGTGCCGCAGCTCCTACAGATGGATTCTTGCCTAAGGAATTCAAACACCACTCGGCCACTGTAGGAGCTGTCGAGTGAAACGAGGCTGCGATTTTTTGACCTCCAGACCCAAGATCAAAAGATCGCAGCGTGCCGCAGCTCCTACAGATGGGTTTTGGCTGAGGAACACGAACACCACTCGGCCACTGTAGGAGCTGTCGAGTGAAACGAGGCTGCGATCTTTTGATCTCCAAATCTAAAATCAAAAGATCGCAGCGTGCCGCAGCTCCTACAGATGGATTTTGCAAAAGGAACTCGAACACCACACGGACACTGTAGGAGATGTCGAGTGAAACGAGGCTGCGATCTTTTGATCTCCAGACCCAAGATCAAAAGATCGCAGCGTGCCGCAGCTCCTACAGATGGATTTTGCCAAAGGAATTCAAACACCACTCGGCCACTGTAGGAGCTGTCGAGTGAAACGAGGCTGCGATCTTTTGACCTCCAGACCCAAGATCAAAAGATCGCAGCGTGCCGCAGCTCCTACAAATGGATTCTTGCCTAAGGAATTCAAACACCACTCGGACACTGTAGGAGCTGTCGAGTGAAACGAGGCTGCGATCTTTTGATCTCCAGACCCAAGATCAAAAGATCGCAGCGTGCCGCAGCTCCTACAGATGGGGTTCTGCGTATGGAACTCGAACACGACTCGAACACCGTAGGAGCTGTCGAGTGGAACGAGGCTGCGATCTTTTGGTTCATTGGCTTGGCCGTTCGCGAGCAGGCTCGCTCCCACAAGTTGGGGCGGGGTTTACGGAGCGCCGAACATCGCAGTCCAGTAAATGCCCGCGTTGCTTTTCGGGTCGGTCGCGTAGGCAGCGCCGAGTTCTTTGTATTGCGGGTTCATCAGGTTAGCGCAATGGCCGGGGCTGGCGATCCAGCCGTCAACGACTTTGCTGACGGTGTCTTGCCCAGCGGCGATGTTTTCGCCGACCAGTTGGCCACTGTAACCGGCGAGTTCAGCACGGTCGCCGGGGGTGCGGCCGTCGCGATCCTTGTGATCCAGATAACTGTTGTTGGCCATGTCACGGCTGTGATCCTGGGAAATCGTGCCCAAGGTTGCGTTCCATGCCAGCGGGGCGGCGGCGGCGAAGGCCTGGTTGCCGCATTGGCGCGGTTGACTGCGGGCGACGTTGAGCTGCGCCAGCAGTTTCTGCCCCTCGCTTTGTGCATCGCCCAGTCTGGCCGTGAGCAACGGGCGCGCGAGGACGATACGCCAGTCGCGATCGGCGCGACTGACACCGACATCGACAAACTGCGGATCGAGCACCACCTGACAGAAACTCTCCTGAATCGCTTTCATCGCCGATGCCGCATCACGCGGACCATTGAGGGTGATCGCCTGCACATTGACCATCGGGTAACTCGCACTGGCCATGGCTTGTTGCAGGTCAACCGCGCCACTGGCCGGCAACCTCAGCCGTGGATCGGCTGACAACGGTGGCAATTCATTCGAAGCCTGCGAGCCGCAACGCTGCGGCTGGCTGCGGTAGCTGTTGATCGACTCGATCAGTTGCAACTCGTCCGCAGCCATCGCCGGCAGGGCCAATAACAGACCTGCGAACATCGCTGCAAAACGCAAAACCGGTGGCGTGAAGCGCATGGAAATCTCCCTTGAGCTGAATGCGCCCATGATGCGCGAAAGGCCCCCGGTGGGTGCAATGTCTTTTTCTGCATTGAGTGTTTTTTTCTGCGGAACGTTGCTCTTGATTTTGCCGTCTACACTTCGCGAAGAGCCCGGCGGCCGGGCCTCTCCCCGACGCAACATCCTGCCCGACGCGGGCGCTTCCGGAAGAACCGACAATGGGATTGAAAGGCTTGGCGGGTTGTATGATTTTCACCCTGTGGGCCGGCGCGGTTGGCGCCACCGATCAGGCGCCGATCAAGGCGAAGGCTGAAGAAAAAGCGCAAGTGCTGGAAGAAAAAGCCGCCGATAAAGTCAGCGCCGCACCGGCGCCGAAATCCGAGGCGATCACCCCGACTGAAGCGCAAGCGGTCGACCCGGCGGGCGTTGCGCCGCTGGACGATCCGCTGACCTGTCTGGCGCGCAGTATTTACTGGGAGGCCAAAGGCAAGGACACGCCGGAAATGGAAGCCGTGGCCAGCGTCGTGATGAACCGCCTCGGGCATGAGGGTTTTCCCGATACGGTGTGCGCCGTGGTCAAGCAGGGCTCGGAAAGCGGCAATTGCCAGTTTTCCTGGTGGTGCGATGGACGTCCGGATCAGGTCAAGGAAGATGCCGAATACACCCTTGCCAAAGAAATCGCCGGCAAGGCCCTGAACCGCCAGCTTGCCGATCGCAGCCGTGGCGCCTTGTATTTCCATGATCGCAATGTTCATCCGGGCTGGGCCAGGGAATATCGCAAAACCGCTGAAATCGGCAAATTCAGGTTCTACAAACCCGCGGGCGGCGATGCGCGTTAGGCGCAGACTTCTCGCACACATTGACGCAACCAACGATGTGCCGGATCGGCGTCCGTGCGCGGATGCCAGAGCATCGACACGCTGATGTCCGGCATTTGCAACGGCAGGGCAAAACTGTGCATGCCCATGCGCAGTTTGCTCGTATGCCGCTCCGGCACCGTTGCGATCAGGTCAGTCTCACGCACCAGTGTCAGCGCCGCAGAAAATCCGCCGAACGAGGTGACAATGTCTCGCGTCAGGCCATAGGCGAGCAGCGCTTCATCCACCGGGCCGCTGCTGCGTCCGCGCCGGGATATGAGAATGTGCTGGCCGCTCGCAAAGCGTTTGACGTTGACCCCGCCCGAACTTAGCGGATGACCGTCACGCACCACCCCGATCCAATGATCGTGAAACAACACACGGCTGTGTAATGTCGGATCGGTAGTGTCGTCGACCACGCCGGTCTCCAGATCTACGCGGCCCTCACGCAGGAGCGTGCTGTCCTTGTCAGCCTTTTGCACGAAGCGCAGGCGCACGCCGGGCGCTTCTGCGCCGATGCGGGCGAGCAGGGCGGCGGCAAAGGTTTCGACGAAACCGTCGGTATTGCGCAAGGTGAAGGTGCGCTGCAAACGGCCCGGATCGAGCACTTCGACGGGGCGCAAAACCGCCTCGGCTTCCTGCGCCAGATGACTCACCCGTTCACGCAATTCCAATGCGCGCGGCGTTGGCACGAGGCCGCGCCCAGCGCGCACCAGCAACGGATCACCGGTCGCGTCGCGCAAGCGGGCGAGGGCGCGGCTCATGGCCGACGGGCTCAGTTGCAGGCATTTGGCGGCGCGGGCGACGCTGCCTTCGCGCAATAACACGTCGAGGGTGATCAGCAGGTTGAGGTCGGGCGCTGTCATGACATGGCGTTCCATGCAGGTATCGAGTGCAAAGCATGCGTCTTGCGCGGTTTATTGTCGAGGCTCAGGCTATGGCGACCCTCTTGCTGCTGCGAGTCCCCATGCCCCGCGAACCTCTGAGTAATTCCGCCCGATGGGCGCTGACCAGCCTGGCCTTGTCGATGTTGATGCCGTCGCTGGACACCAGCATTGCCAACGCCGGCTTGCCGATGCTGGCGATAGCGTTCGATGCCACATTCCAACAAGTGCAATGGATCGTGTTGGCCTACCTGTTGGCGGTCACCACATTGATTGTCAGCGTCGGTCGCCTGGGCGACGGTTGGGGCCGGCGACGATTGATGTTGATCGGGATTGCGCTGTTCACCATCGCGTCATTGGCCTGCGCGCTGGCCACGGAGCTTGGCTGGCTGATTGGCGCGCGGGCGGTGCAGGGCGTTGGCGCGGCGATCATGTTCGCCTTGACGGTGGCGCTGGTGGCCGATGCGGTGCCCAGAGCACGGGCGGGCAGCGCCATGGGTCTGCTCGCGACGATGTCGGCCACCGGTACGTCCCTCGGGCCTTCGCTGGGTGGACTGTTGATGGAGCATGTCGGCTGGCAGGCCATTTTTCTGATCAACGTGCCGTTGGGTTTGCTCAACGCATGGCTGGTGTACCGCTATCTGCCGGCGGATCGGGCTGTCGGGCCGCGTGTTGCCTTTGATTATCCCGGCAGCGCAGTGCTGGTTCTGACCCTGGCGGCCTATGCGCTGGCGATGACCCTTGAAGGTTTCACTTTGCCGTTGCTGCTGGCCAGCCTGTGCGGCGCGGGTGTGTTTTTCGTGGTCGAAAAAAGGGTCAAGGCACCGTTGATCAACTTGTCACTGTTCAGCGATCCGCGCTTGAGCAGCAGTCTGGCGCTGACGTTGCTGGTGACCACCGTCATGATGACTACGCTGGTGGTTGGACCCTTTTATCTGAGCCGTGGGCTGGGACTCAGCCATGCCATGGTCGGCCTGACATTGTCGGTCGGGCCGTTGTTGTCAGCGCTGGGCGGCGTGCCGGCCGGACGCTTGGTGGATCGTTTCGGCGCCAGGCGGATTGTGCCGGGCGCACTGTTTGCGATGGCCTGCGGCTGCGCCTTGTTGGCGCTGTTGCCGATGGCGCTGGGACTGCCGGCGTATGTCCTGCCGATTATTCTTGTCGCCACAGGATATGCACTGTTCCAGGCAGCGAATAATACCGGGTTGATGTCCGGCGTCAGGCAAGAACAGCGTGGCGTGGTCGGAGCGCTGCTCGGGCTCGCGCGCAACCTCGGCTTGATCACCGGCGCCGCAGTGATGGGGGCGGTATTCGCGCTGGCAGCGGGCAATCCGATACAAGCGCCCGCCACAAAGATCGGCAGCGGTTTTCACATCACTTTCAGCGTCGCGTTGGCGTTGTTGGTGACGGCGTTGATCATCAGCCGCGCGCAGTTCAAGAGTGCTCCGGCAATCGACAACGCCTAATGCACGCCGCCCTCCCATGTAGGAGCTTCCGAAGGCTGCGATCTTTTGACTTGGTTTTTTACAAACAACATCAAGAGATCGCAGCCTTCGGCAGCTCCTACACGGTTTTGCGGTGCGCCGTCAGCTGGCGTGGGTGCTGAGGATGCTCGCCACTTGCTGCGGCTGGCAGTTCAGGTATGGCGAGGATTTCAGCCAGCGTTGATCCGGGTACCAGGAAAACATGAACTGGCCATTCTTCAGGCGATCGATTACTTGCTTGGCAATCTGCGGGCGCACCGCTGGGCAGCCTTGGCTGCGGCCGATGCGCCCTTGTTTCTTGCTCCACAGCGGATTCACATAACTGGCCGCATGAATAACGATGGCTCGATCGCGAGCCATGTCATTGAAGCCAGGTTCCAGACCATCCATGCGCAATGAATAGCCGTGGGCGCCGCTGTAGCTTTCCTGTGTGCGGAACAGCCCGAGGCTGGATTGGTAACTGCCTTCGCGGTTGGAAAACTGCGTAGCGAAGTTTTCCCCGGAATTAGAACCGTGCGCGACCAAATCGCGTAGAACCAACTTCTGTTTGCTCAGGTCGAAAATCCATAACCGGCGTTCGGTGGACGGTTGCGAATAATCGATGATTGCCAAATGGCGCGACGGTTTCGCCCCGTTGTTGACTGCGCACTGCATGGCGTTCAGGGCACCTTTCAGCGCCTGGGGATTGAGTTCTGGCGCGGCGTGCGCGAGGCTGGTGTAGAGAACCGGCGATGGATAGCCGGCGGCAAAAACTGGACTGGACACCGCGACGAGGGTCGCGCTGGTCAGCAGAAGTCGGCGCAAAAACGTCAACATTTAAAGGGTGTCCTCACTTGCAACTAACTTGGCACTTTGGCTCCTGACTCCCAGTCGGTACCGGCAAGCCCGGAGATCGAGCCTGACTGTTCAGCGCACCTGATGTAAGGTTGACCGTCATCTGGACGGCCATGGATTGGAGTAAAGCAGTTGTTCAAAAAGTACGCATGCTACTTGAGCATTTGTCTGATCGCTGCGCCGTTTGTCGCTTGTGCCGATGAGCCACTGCCGCCATTGCAAACGCTGGCCACCCCGCTGGCCGAACTGCCCGTCGAACCGCAAAGTCCGTTGCAGTCGGTATTGATCAGCCTGTCGCAGTCCTGTCCAACGATAGGCACGCAGTTGAATGGCCCGGCGCTAGCGCAATTGCAGGCCTTTTATCAGCAGCAGGACTGGATGCCATTATGGGCCGGCGAGGCTGCACGATTGCCGGCGTTACGTGCACAATTGCAGCTGTTGGCCGATGATGGCCTCGACGCGAAACGCTATCCGGTCGCTTCGGTTGCTCCGCAGGACGGCGAGCTGTGCGCCGACATCGAAATCAGCCGCTACTACCTGCAAGCGCTGCAGGATTTGCACTTCGGGCGTCTGTTGCAGTCGCACTTCGAACCGCTGTGGCACGCTGACGATACCCTGCGTGACCGTCAGTCGGAGTTATTGGCCATCGCGGTTCCGGGCATGCACGACATCGCGGCGGCGTTTGATCTTGCGCGCCCGCGCCTCGCTCAGTATCAAAATCTTCGTCAGCTATACGCGGCGCAACGCTTGCAAGCCTTGCCGCAATGGCAACCGGTCGGAAATGGCCCCTTGCTGCGTCCGGCAATGGAAGACAAGCGCGTGCCGGAACTGGCCCAGCGACTGTTCAGCGAGGGCTATCTGACCCACGCCGTCGCCACGCCGGATAACGCTTACGACGGCGTTCTGGTCGACGCGGTGAAAAGCTTCCAGGCCAATCATTCGCTGCAGGCTGACGGCGTGGTCGGGCCAGGCACGATTGCCGAACTCAACATCAGCCCGCTGACTCGTCGCGAACAATTGCGGGTCAATCTCGAACGTTTTCGCTGGATGTCGCAGGATCTGGAGCCCGACGGTCTGTTGGTCAATGTCGCCGCTGCCGAATTGACCCTGTATCAGGGCGGTCACCCGGTGTGGCAAACCCGCACTCAGGTGGGCCGCGCCGAGCGTCAGACGCCGCTGCTGAAATCCCGCGTCACGCGCCTGACCCTGAACCCGACGTGGACGGTGCCGCCGACAATCTGGAAGGAAGACAAACTGCCGGCGATCCGCAAGGATCAGACCTTCCTCAGCCGGCAGAATCTGCAAGTGCTCGATGCCAACGGTCAGCCGTTAGCGGCGGCGGACATCGATTGGGACAATCCCGGTAATATCCTTTTGCGTCAGGACGCCGGGCCGCGCAACCCGCTGGGGCAAATGGTCATCCGCTTTCCCAACCCATTCTCGGTATACCTGCACGACACGCCAAGCAAGGCGCTGTTTGACAAGGGGCCGCGTGCCTTCAGTTCCGGTTGCGTGCGGGTCGAACACCCGTTGCAGCTGCGTGATCTGCTGCTCAGTCCGACCGAGAAGGCGCGTACCGACACGCTGCTCGCGACTGGCACCACCCATGAATTTCGCCTGTCGGCGCCGGTGCCTATCCTGATGACTTACTGGACAGCCCAGGTCGGCAACGACGGCCACGTCCAGTACGCACCGGACATCTACAGCCGCGACAGCGCCTTGCTCGCCGGCCTCGACCGGGCG
This window of the Pseudomonas fluorescens genome carries:
- a CDS encoding cell wall hydrolase → MGLKGLAGCMIFTLWAGAVGATDQAPIKAKAEEKAQVLEEKAADKVSAAPAPKSEAITPTEAQAVDPAGVAPLDDPLTCLARSIYWEAKGKDTPEMEAVASVVMNRLGHEGFPDTVCAVVKQGSESGNCQFSWWCDGRPDQVKEDAEYTLAKEIAGKALNRQLADRSRGALYFHDRNVHPGWAREYRKTAEIGKFRFYKPAGGDAR
- a CDS encoding murein L,D-transpeptidase catalytic domain family protein, which encodes MLTFLRRLLLTSATLVAVSSPVFAAGYPSPVLYTSLAHAAPELNPQALKGALNAMQCAVNNGAKPSRHLAIIDYSQPSTERRLWIFDLSKQKLVLRDLVAHGSNSGENFATQFSNREGSYQSSLGLFRTQESYSGAHGYSLRMDGLEPGFNDMARDRAIVIHAASYVNPLWSKKQGRIGRSQGCPAVRPQIAKQVIDRLKNGQFMFSWYPDQRWLKSSPYLNCQPQQVASILSTHAS
- a CDS encoding CAP domain-containing protein, whose protein sequence is MRFTPPVLRFAAMFAGLLLALPAMAADELQLIESINSYRSQPQRCGSQASNELPPLSADPRLRLPASGAVDLQQAMASASYPMVNVQAITLNGPRDAASAMKAIQESFCQVVLDPQFVDVGVSRADRDWRIVLARPLLTARLGDAQSEGQKLLAQLNVARSQPRQCGNQAFAAAAPLAWNATLGTISQDHSRDMANNSYLDHKDRDGRTPGDRAELAGYSGQLVGENIAAGQDTVSKVVDGWIASPGHCANLMNPQYKELGAAYATDPKSNAGIYWTAMFGAP
- the moaA gene encoding GTP 3',8-cyclase MoaA, which gives rise to MSERVLIDGYNRRVDYLRMSVTDRCDFRCVYCMAEDMQFLPRQQVLTLEEIYQLAQSFVALGTRKIRLTGGEPLIRPGVVKLCEQIAALPGLRELCLTTNGSQLGKLAAPLFDAGVKRLNISLDSLDPQRFKEMTRTGDLAQVIAGIDAARKAGFTRTKLNVVVMQGRNDDEINDLVQFAIDRQLDVSFIEEMPLGIISEHSRAESFFSSAQVREKIAERYTLIDSAESTQGPSRYWRLAEAPDIRLGFISPHSHNFCGTCNRVRLTVEGRLLLCLGNEHSVNLKAVLRANPGQPHRLEQAIIEAMKFKPYRHNFEVNDDVQVVRFMNMTGG
- a CDS encoding L,D-transpeptidase family protein, translated to MFKKYACYLSICLIAAPFVACADEPLPPLQTLATPLAELPVEPQSPLQSVLISLSQSCPTIGTQLNGPALAQLQAFYQQQDWMPLWAGEAARLPALRAQLQLLADDGLDAKRYPVASVAPQDGELCADIEISRYYLQALQDLHFGRLLQSHFEPLWHADDTLRDRQSELLAIAVPGMHDIAAAFDLARPRLAQYQNLRQLYAAQRLQALPQWQPVGNGPLLRPAMEDKRVPELAQRLFSEGYLTHAVATPDNAYDGVLVDAVKSFQANHSLQADGVVGPGTIAELNISPLTRREQLRVNLERFRWMSQDLEPDGLLVNVAAAELTLYQGGHPVWQTRTQVGRAERQTPLLKSRVTRLTLNPTWTVPPTIWKEDKLPAIRKDQTFLSRQNLQVLDANGQPLAAADIDWDNPGNILLRQDAGPRNPLGQMVIRFPNPFSVYLHDTPSKALFDKGPRAFSSGCVRVEHPLQLRDLLLSPTEKARTDTLLATGTTHEFRLSAPVPILMTYWTAQVGNDGHVQYAPDIYSRDSALLAGLDRAH
- a CDS encoding MFS transporter: MPREPLSNSARWALTSLALSMLMPSLDTSIANAGLPMLAIAFDATFQQVQWIVLAYLLAVTTLIVSVGRLGDGWGRRRLMLIGIALFTIASLACALATELGWLIGARAVQGVGAAIMFALTVALVADAVPRARAGSAMGLLATMSATGTSLGPSLGGLLMEHVGWQAIFLINVPLGLLNAWLVYRYLPADRAVGPRVAFDYPGSAVLVLTLAAYALAMTLEGFTLPLLLASLCGAGVFFVVEKRVKAPLINLSLFSDPRLSSSLALTLLVTTVMMTTLVVGPFYLSRGLGLSHAMVGLTLSVGPLLSALGGVPAGRLVDRFGARRIVPGALFAMACGCALLALLPMALGLPAYVLPIILVATGYALFQAANNTGLMSGVRQEQRGVVGALLGLARNLGLITGAAVMGAVFALAAGNPIQAPATKIGSGFHITFSVALALLVTALIISRAQFKSAPAIDNA
- a CDS encoding LysR family transcriptional regulator — its product is MTAPDLNLLITLDVLLREGSVARAAKCLQLSPSAMSRALARLRDATGDPLLVRAGRGLVPTPRALELRERVSHLAQEAEAVLRPVEVLDPGRLQRTFTLRNTDGFVETFAAALLARIGAEAPGVRLRFVQKADKDSTLLREGRVDLETGVVDDTTDPTLHSRVLFHDHWIGVVRDGHPLSSGGVNVKRFASGQHILISRRGRSSGPVDEALLAYGLTRDIVTSFGGFSAALTLVRETDLIATVPERHTSKLRMGMHSFALPLQMPDISVSMLWHPRTDADPAHRWLRQCVREVCA